Proteins from a single region of Verrucosispora sp. NA02020:
- a CDS encoding NCS2 family permease — translation MAVAPPDEGTPLDPGRPRNGFDRYFEISARGSTMSREVRGGLATFFTMAYIVVLNPLILGSAADGDGNTLPIPAIAAATALLAGLLTILMGVVGRFPLAVAAGLGVNALVAYEIAPEMTWADAMGLVVIEGVIIAVLVLTGLRTAVFRAVPTQMKTAIGVGIGLFLTIIGLVDSGFVRRLPDEANTTVPVGLGIGGKLVSWPMLVFVVGLLLTLVLVVRRVRGAILIGIFASTLLAMVVEALGNIGPSMVNGVPNPKGWSLNVPTLPSNPFDVPDLSLLGKFNVLGSWERAGWLVVLMFIFTLLITDFFDTMGTMVAVGQEGGMLDDQGTPPRTKEILLVDSIAAASGGAASVSSNTSFVESAAGVAEGARTGVANLVTGVLFLLAMFLAPLVVVVPFEAASVALVVVGFLMMTAVRTIDWSDHEIAIPAFLTIVLMPFTYSISNGIGAGLIAYVVMKLAKGRAREIHPLLYGVAVLFVVYFLRGPIESLF, via the coding sequence ATGGCAGTAGCGCCGCCCGACGAGGGCACCCCACTCGATCCCGGCCGTCCCCGCAACGGCTTCGATCGGTACTTCGAGATCTCGGCCCGCGGCTCGACGATGAGCCGTGAGGTGCGCGGTGGCCTGGCGACCTTCTTCACGATGGCGTACATCGTGGTGCTCAACCCGCTCATCCTCGGCAGTGCCGCCGACGGCGACGGCAACACGCTGCCGATCCCGGCGATCGCGGCGGCCACCGCCCTGCTCGCGGGTCTGTTGACCATCCTGATGGGGGTGGTCGGCCGCTTCCCGCTGGCGGTGGCCGCCGGTCTCGGGGTCAACGCGCTGGTGGCGTACGAGATCGCTCCGGAGATGACCTGGGCCGACGCGATGGGTCTGGTGGTGATCGAGGGTGTGATCATCGCGGTGCTGGTGCTGACCGGGTTGCGTACCGCGGTGTTCCGCGCGGTGCCGACCCAGATGAAGACGGCGATCGGCGTCGGCATCGGACTGTTCCTGACCATCATCGGGCTGGTCGACTCCGGTTTCGTCCGGCGACTCCCCGACGAGGCGAACACCACCGTCCCGGTGGGGCTGGGCATCGGCGGCAAGCTGGTGAGCTGGCCGATGCTGGTGTTCGTGGTGGGTCTGCTGCTGACCCTGGTGCTGGTGGTGCGCCGGGTACGCGGGGCCATCCTGATCGGCATCTTCGCCTCGACGCTGCTGGCGATGGTGGTCGAGGCGCTCGGCAACATCGGCCCGTCGATGGTCAACGGCGTACCGAACCCGAAGGGGTGGTCGCTGAACGTCCCGACGCTGCCCAGCAACCCGTTCGACGTGCCGGACCTGTCGCTGCTCGGCAAGTTCAACGTGCTCGGGTCGTGGGAGCGAGCCGGTTGGCTGGTCGTGCTGATGTTCATCTTCACGCTGTTGATCACCGACTTCTTCGACACGATGGGCACGATGGTGGCCGTCGGTCAGGAGGGCGGCATGCTCGACGACCAGGGCACCCCACCCCGGACCAAGGAGATCCTGCTGGTCGACTCGATCGCCGCGGCGAGCGGTGGTGCGGCCAGCGTCTCCAGTAACACGTCGTTCGTCGAGAGTGCCGCCGGTGTCGCGGAGGGCGCCCGGACCGGTGTGGCCAACCTGGTGACGGGCGTGTTGTTCCTGCTGGCGATGTTCCTCGCGCCGCTGGTCGTGGTGGTGCCGTTCGAGGCGGCGTCGGTCGCGCTGGTGGTGGTCGGCTTCCTGATGATGACCGCGGTACGCACCATCGACTGGTCAGACCACGAGATCGCCATCCCGGCGTTCCTCACCATCGTGCTGATGCCGTTCACGTACTCCATCTCCAACGGCATCGGTGCCGGACTCATCGCGTACGTGGTGATGAAGCTGGCCAAGGGCAGGGCCCGGGAGATCCACCCTCTGCTGTACGGGGTGGCGGTGCTGTTCGTGGTGTACTTCCTGCGCGGCCCGATCGAGTCGCTGTTCTGA
- a CDS encoding DUF3027 domain-containing protein produces the protein MGDNGWVTRPASARAARLDQVCAAAVEVARAGITEVDPDDVGDHLQAVAEGDRLVTHYFECRQAGYRGWRWAVTVTRVPRSRTVTICETVLLPGPDALLAPGWLPWQERLKPGDLGPGDLLPTPPDDERLQPGYLLSDDSAVEETSWELGLGRPRVLSREGRAEAAQRWYDGDHGPTAPISTAAPAAARCGTCGFYLPLAGNLRLCFGVCGNFYAPDDGRVVSADHGCGAHSETLVDAETPVDEMPTVYDDSAMEPMTVSRAPGSVESGEPAEPYGHS, from the coding sequence ATGGGTGACAATGGTTGGGTGACCAGGCCCGCCTCCGCCCGCGCCGCTCGTCTCGACCAGGTCTGCGCCGCCGCCGTCGAGGTGGCCCGCGCCGGCATCACCGAGGTGGATCCCGACGATGTCGGCGACCACCTGCAAGCCGTGGCCGAGGGTGACCGACTCGTCACCCACTACTTCGAGTGCCGTCAGGCCGGATATCGCGGTTGGCGGTGGGCGGTCACCGTCACCCGGGTGCCGCGCAGCCGGACCGTGACGATCTGCGAGACGGTGCTGCTGCCCGGACCGGACGCGCTGCTCGCGCCCGGCTGGCTGCCCTGGCAGGAGCGGCTCAAGCCGGGTGACCTGGGCCCCGGTGACCTGCTGCCGACGCCGCCGGACGACGAGCGGCTCCAGCCCGGTTACCTGCTCTCGGACGACTCGGCGGTCGAGGAGACCTCGTGGGAGCTGGGGCTCGGTCGGCCCCGGGTGTTGTCGAGGGAGGGTCGGGCCGAGGCGGCACAGCGCTGGTACGACGGCGACCACGGTCCGACGGCGCCCATCTCGACCGCCGCGCCCGCCGCCGCCCGGTGCGGCACCTGCGGCTTCTATCTGCCGCTCGCCGGCAACCTGCGGCTCTGCTTCGGCGTGTGCGGCAACTTCTACGCCCCGGACGACGGCCGGGTGGTCAGCGCCGACCACGGATGTGGTGCCCACTCGGAGACCCTGGTCGACGCCGAGACGCCGGTGGACGAGATGCCCACGGTGTACGACGACAGCGCGATGGAGCCGATGACGGTCAGCCGTGCGCCCGGGTCCGTGGAGTCCGGCGAGCCGGCGGAGCCGTACGGCCACTCCTGA
- a CDS encoding MFS transporter has product MQARLSTMFQSLQVRNYRLFASGQLVKLIGVWMMFIAQDWLVLELSGDSATALGVVVALQFTPVLLLTLISGRLADRYDKRMLLFVANAFWTVLSLAMALLVLTGLVQLWHVFVFAALLGVANAVETPVRQAFVSELVGTPLLPNALSLNAAVFNSARIVGPAVAGVAIALFGVGPVFLFTALSSIGPLITVIQMRTAELHRDPLPPRDERASATVLDGLRYVSRRPDLVLPMAVMSVIGMALFNFQLTLAALAKTVFETGAASFGLFSTTLAVGALVGALAGTGRRSRPSVWLVLGAAVACAVFGTLVGLAPTYWMVVVLLVPTGFFMVFFAQAANQRVQLGTDAAFRGRVMALWVLVFLGTNPVGAPLIGWVAETFGAGVSIWAGGLISLAAALIALAWQLRHDGARLRFRILPMPRFYVTQV; this is encoded by the coding sequence GTGCAGGCGAGGCTCAGCACGATGTTCCAGTCCCTACAAGTCCGCAACTACCGGCTCTTCGCCTCCGGGCAACTGGTCAAACTGATCGGTGTCTGGATGATGTTCATCGCTCAGGACTGGCTGGTTCTTGAGTTGTCCGGCGATTCGGCCACCGCGCTCGGCGTGGTCGTCGCCCTTCAGTTCACCCCGGTGCTCCTGCTCACGCTGATCTCCGGGCGGTTGGCCGACCGGTACGACAAGCGGATGCTCCTCTTCGTCGCCAACGCCTTCTGGACGGTGTTGTCGTTGGCGATGGCGCTGCTGGTGCTCACCGGTCTGGTCCAGCTCTGGCACGTCTTCGTCTTCGCCGCCCTGCTGGGCGTGGCCAACGCGGTGGAGACCCCGGTTCGCCAGGCGTTCGTCTCCGAGCTGGTCGGCACTCCGCTGCTGCCGAACGCGCTCTCGCTCAACGCGGCCGTGTTCAACTCGGCCCGGATCGTCGGTCCCGCCGTCGCCGGTGTCGCCATCGCCCTCTTCGGCGTCGGACCGGTCTTCCTGTTCACCGCGCTCAGCTCGATCGGCCCGCTCATCACGGTGATCCAGATGCGTACCGCCGAGCTGCACCGGGATCCGCTGCCGCCGCGCGACGAGCGGGCCTCGGCGACCGTCCTGGACGGGTTGCGGTACGTCAGCCGACGCCCCGACCTGGTGCTGCCGATGGCCGTGATGTCCGTGATCGGCATGGCACTGTTCAACTTCCAGCTCACCCTCGCGGCACTGGCCAAGACCGTGTTCGAGACCGGGGCGGCCTCGTTCGGCCTGTTCAGCACCACGCTCGCGGTGGGCGCGCTGGTGGGTGCGCTGGCCGGCACCGGGCGGCGCAGCCGTCCCTCGGTGTGGCTGGTGCTGGGTGCCGCCGTCGCCTGTGCCGTGTTCGGGACGCTCGTCGGCCTCGCGCCCACGTACTGGATGGTCGTGGTGTTGCTGGTGCCGACCGGCTTCTTCATGGTCTTCTTCGCCCAGGCGGCCAACCAGCGGGTCCAGCTCGGCACCGACGCGGCCTTCCGGGGCCGGGTGATGGCTCTGTGGGTGCTGGTGTTCCTGGGCACCAACCCGGTCGGCGCGCCACTGATCGGCTGGGTCGCGGAGACCTTCGGAGCCGGGGTCAGCATCTGGGCCGGTGGGCTGATCTCCCTGGCCGCCGCCCTGATCGCGCTGGCCTGGCAGCTTCGCCACGACGGCGCCCGGCTGCGGTTCCGGATCCTGCCGATGCCGCGCTTCTACGTCACCCAGGTCTGA
- a CDS encoding futalosine hydrolase, whose translation MTGLLVVTAVPAEAEAIQAGLADPTVAVVPVGVGPAVAGAATARLLALAEGAGRPYRGVISAGVAGGFPGRVPVGGTVLGTRAVAADLGAESPDGFIPLDDLGMPAELLGGGTSVAVDPALLAGLRDALPDATVGPVLTVSTVTGTAASTEALSRRHPDAVAEAMEGYGVAVAATHAGVPFAELRTVSNPIGPRDRGAWRMREALVALTAAATALR comes from the coding sequence GTGACCGGCCTGCTCGTGGTCACCGCCGTCCCCGCCGAGGCGGAGGCGATCCAGGCCGGTCTCGCCGACCCCACCGTGGCGGTGGTGCCGGTGGGCGTGGGCCCGGCCGTCGCCGGAGCCGCGACCGCACGTCTCCTCGCCCTCGCCGAGGGCGCCGGTCGGCCGTACCGAGGGGTGATCAGCGCGGGCGTGGCCGGCGGTTTCCCGGGCCGAGTGCCGGTCGGCGGCACCGTGCTCGGCACCCGGGCCGTCGCCGCCGACCTGGGCGCCGAGTCACCCGACGGCTTCATCCCCCTCGACGACCTCGGCATGCCGGCGGAACTACTCGGTGGTGGCACCTCCGTCGCCGTCGACCCTGCCCTGCTGGCCGGCCTGCGCGACGCGCTACCGGACGCCACCGTCGGGCCGGTACTGACCGTCAGCACCGTCACCGGCACCGCCGCCAGCACCGAGGCGTTGAGCCGGCGTCACCCGGACGCCGTGGCCGAGGCCATGGAGGGGTACGGCGTGGCCGTCGCCGCCACCCACGCCGGCGTACCCTTCGCGGAGCTGCGCACCGTCTCCAACCCGATCGGCCCCCGTGACCGCGGTGCCTGGCGGATGCGCGAGGCGCTCGTCGCCCTCACCGCCGCCGCCACCGCCCTGCGCTAG
- a CDS encoding MFS transporter, with protein sequence MPLSSRSERSLLGRTVGTGIRAVRLLLRGSVSSGRWVTRSAARARTRGAGGETGMVRMFDLHAVSCAGDTLIAIGLAGTIFFNVPLGEARSKVALYLLVTMVPFAMLAPVVGPLLDHFRHGRRYALATTMLGRAFLAWLISDYIHGFGLYPAAFGVLALSRAYGVARSAAVPRLLPEGLGLSQVGARASVYGTVAGALVAPIGLAAFWFGPQWPLRVASVIFLVGMVVALRLPPKADSEPPERVPRPLRALLRRTGDRPLGRGRPAGRLVISNLVGAATLRAIYGFLLLFLAFSIKAGDLTTVVFGRDLGDEGALGVVGGALAVGTFLATAIGTRLRIHRPAALQSSGMIIVAGVGILAVLNFSLPMVALLCVVAAMMSGIAKLAVDASIQERIPERLRASSFAHSETALMLAFVAGGGLGLVPFEGRIGIAVAAGVGTLAAMRGMVMARRLRTERLRGRPLTDDELASEERAADEEAATEQAARDKKAAEAAEQAKATEAAAAPTSPAPYQGGTTDERDLAPPGFHIYRPSSAVTGSGGSDDETRRSSPGPIP encoded by the coding sequence ATGCCGCTGTCCTCCCGCTCCGAGAGGTCCCTCCTCGGGCGGACCGTCGGCACCGGAATCCGGGCCGTCCGGCTGCTGCTGCGCGGCTCGGTGAGCAGCGGACGCTGGGTGACGCGCAGTGCCGCCCGGGCCCGGACCCGGGGTGCCGGCGGCGAGACCGGCATGGTCCGCATGTTCGACCTGCACGCCGTCTCCTGTGCCGGGGACACGCTGATCGCCATCGGCCTGGCCGGGACGATCTTCTTCAACGTGCCGCTCGGCGAGGCGCGCAGCAAGGTCGCGCTCTATCTGCTGGTGACCATGGTGCCGTTCGCCATGCTCGCCCCGGTGGTCGGCCCGCTGCTCGACCACTTCCGGCACGGTCGGCGGTACGCGTTGGCCACGACCATGCTGGGTCGGGCCTTCCTGGCCTGGTTGATCTCCGACTACATCCACGGTTTCGGGCTCTACCCGGCGGCGTTCGGCGTACTCGCGCTCTCCCGGGCGTACGGCGTGGCCAGATCCGCCGCCGTGCCCAGACTCCTACCCGAAGGGCTCGGGCTCTCCCAGGTCGGCGCCCGTGCCAGCGTCTACGGCACGGTGGCCGGTGCCCTGGTCGCCCCGATCGGACTGGCCGCGTTCTGGTTCGGGCCGCAGTGGCCGCTCCGGGTCGCCTCGGTCATCTTCCTGGTCGGCATGGTGGTGGCGCTCCGGCTGCCGCCGAAGGCCGACTCCGAGCCACCGGAACGGGTTCCCCGCCCGCTGCGCGCGCTGCTGCGCCGTACCGGTGACCGACCACTCGGCCGGGGTCGACCCGCCGGGCGGCTGGTGATCTCCAACCTCGTCGGCGCGGCCACGTTACGCGCGATCTACGGCTTCCTGCTGCTCTTCCTCGCCTTCAGCATCAAGGCGGGCGACCTGACCACCGTGGTGTTCGGGCGTGACCTGGGTGACGAGGGAGCACTCGGCGTGGTCGGCGGCGCCCTTGCCGTCGGCACCTTCCTGGCCACCGCCATCGGCACCCGACTGCGCATCCACCGGCCGGCCGCACTCCAGTCCAGCGGCATGATCATCGTGGCCGGGGTGGGCATACTCGCCGTCCTGAACTTCTCCCTGCCGATGGTCGCCCTGCTCTGCGTGGTCGCGGCCATGATGAGCGGCATCGCCAAGCTGGCCGTGGACGCCTCGATCCAGGAACGCATCCCGGAACGGCTGCGGGCGAGTTCCTTCGCGCACTCCGAGACGGCCCTGATGCTCGCCTTCGTCGCCGGTGGCGGGCTGGGACTCGTACCCTTCGAGGGCCGGATCGGCATCGCGGTCGCCGCCGGTGTCGGCACGCTCGCCGCCATGCGCGGCATGGTGATGGCCCGCCGGCTGCGGACCGAACGGCTGCGCGGCCGGCCGCTGACCGACGACGAGCTGGCCAGCGAGGAACGGGCCGCCGACGAAGAGGCCGCCACGGAACAGGCCGCCCGGGACAAGAAGGCGGCCGAAGCCGCCGAGCAGGCGAAGGCCACCGAGGCCGCCGCCGCGCCCACCTCACCCGCGCCCTACCAGGGGGGTACGACCGACGAGCGCGACCTGGCACCGCCCGGCTTCCACATCTACCGTCCGTCGTCGGCGGTCACCGGCTCCGGCGGCAGCGACGACGAGACCCGACGCAGCTCGCCGGGGCCGATCCCGTGA
- a CDS encoding DUF2530 domain-containing protein, with protein sequence MPKQQPRPEPLDPPMVPFVLAGIVAWAVAGLVLLLFRDRLIDSGHENWLWICLAGFLWGFPGLAVMMRHDAHRRRRRAAG encoded by the coding sequence GTGCCGAAGCAGCAGCCCCGCCCCGAGCCGCTCGACCCGCCGATGGTGCCGTTCGTGCTGGCCGGGATCGTGGCCTGGGCGGTCGCCGGCCTGGTGCTGCTGCTGTTCCGGGACCGGCTGATCGACAGCGGTCACGAGAACTGGCTCTGGATCTGCCTGGCCGGTTTTCTGTGGGGCTTCCCCGGTCTCGCGGTGATGATGCGCCACGACGCCCACCGACGGCGACGACGCGCCGCCGGCTGA
- a CDS encoding MarR family winged helix-turn-helix transcriptional regulator, which translates to MTERTVTAQSMPPAQLAHQLRDAITRLNRRVRQARPVGDLTVTQLSALTSLKLAGALTPRELADVERVQPPTMTKIVAKLEERGLVQRTPHPTDGRQVILAATEGGRAVLDQFERVRDEWLAHRLAELSDADRETLHHAAEILQRVSRA; encoded by the coding sequence GTGACGGAGCGGACGGTGACGGCTCAGAGCATGCCACCGGCGCAGCTGGCCCATCAGCTGCGAGATGCGATCACCCGGCTCAACCGGCGGGTCCGCCAGGCCCGGCCGGTCGGTGACCTGACGGTCACCCAGTTGTCCGCGCTCACCAGCCTCAAGCTGGCGGGCGCGCTCACGCCGCGGGAACTCGCCGACGTCGAACGGGTGCAGCCACCGACGATGACCAAGATCGTCGCGAAGCTGGAGGAGCGCGGCCTCGTGCAGCGCACGCCCCACCCGACCGACGGCCGGCAGGTCATCCTCGCGGCGACCGAGGGGGGCCGGGCCGTGCTCGACCAGTTCGAGCGGGTACGGGACGAATGGCTGGCCCACCGGCTGGCCGAGCTGAGCGATGCCGACCGGGAGACGCTGCACCACGCAGCGGAGATTCTGCAGCGAGTCTCCCGAGCCTGA
- the sepH gene encoding septation protein SepH, with the protein MRPVRFVALSEDGQALVLADEVGRLLALPIDERIAGAMHAEPGAPTLAVAPSTADPVPSLSPRDIQARIRSGESAEDVARIAGVPVDRVLRYAGPVLQERAMLAQHARRTRLKGAEKPTPLAEVVNGRLAQHGIDTEKISWDAWRRDDGTWRIVATWPSGKATAQAVWDLDKTRQSVAPHDDMAQYLCAERPTPLLGQEPAPERGGHALPGPSRGEPSRGGHGLPSPADPSRSGRDPIRAGRDALLASLDRPLGSTSGRGLEPRSPAALAGGQDTPRRAVGGGAAALLGGGQGSAFDDDADAPKEVPAVPSLAVLRPRRTGAPAASTNESTEAGAKPRKRLPSWDDVLFGSGPAARESS; encoded by the coding sequence ATGCGCCCAGTACGCTTCGTCGCCCTCTCCGAGGACGGCCAGGCCTTGGTGCTCGCCGACGAGGTCGGGCGACTGCTCGCCCTCCCCATCGACGAGCGTATCGCCGGGGCGATGCACGCCGAGCCGGGTGCGCCCACGCTCGCGGTGGCACCGTCCACCGCAGACCCGGTGCCGTCGCTGTCCCCTCGGGACATTCAGGCCCGGATCCGCTCCGGCGAGTCCGCCGAGGACGTCGCCCGGATCGCCGGAGTACCGGTCGACCGGGTGCTCCGCTACGCCGGGCCGGTGCTCCAGGAGCGGGCGATGCTCGCCCAGCACGCCCGTCGTACCCGACTCAAGGGCGCCGAGAAGCCCACGCCCCTCGCCGAGGTGGTCAACGGCCGGCTCGCCCAGCACGGGATCGACACCGAGAAGATCTCCTGGGACGCGTGGCGCCGCGACGACGGCACCTGGCGGATCGTCGCCACCTGGCCGTCCGGTAAGGCCACCGCCCAGGCGGTCTGGGATCTGGACAAGACCCGGCAGTCGGTGGCCCCGCACGACGACATGGCGCAGTATCTCTGCGCCGAGCGTCCCACGCCGCTCCTCGGCCAGGAGCCGGCACCGGAGCGTGGCGGGCACGCGCTGCCCGGCCCGTCGCGCGGTGAGCCGAGCCGGGGTGGGCACGGGCTGCCCTCGCCGGCCGACCCGAGTCGCTCCGGTCGGGACCCGATCCGGGCTGGCCGCGACGCGCTGCTCGCCTCTCTCGACCGTCCGCTCGGCTCCACCTCGGGCCGTGGTCTCGAGCCCCGCTCGCCGGCCGCGCTCGCCGGTGGCCAGGACACCCCGCGCCGGGCCGTCGGTGGCGGCGCAGCCGCGCTGCTCGGCGGTGGTCAGGGTTCCGCCTTCGACGACGACGCCGACGCGCCCAAGGAGGTCCCGGCCGTGCCGTCGCTGGCCGTGCTGCGACCGCGCCGTACGGGTGCCCCGGCCGCCTCGACCAACGAGTCGACCGAGGCCGGCGCCAAGCCGCGTAAGCGGCTGCCGAGCTGGGACGACGTCCTCTTCGGCAGCGGTCCTGCGGCCCGCGAGTCCTCCTGA